The following are from one region of the Hydrogenophaga sp. BPS33 genome:
- a CDS encoding SGNH/GDSL hydrolase family protein has translation MPCFGANCHCCCCKAALAVKKLQASSFVLGALCAGGTLALAVWAAATWPGIADGFFWRYERWEARPTLGQRLFERRLLAHQLGQDRLVPEGAVVFLGDSHLQVLPVGALSQAYNFAIGGQSAQRLSERIGRYTSVRQARAVVIGAGSNDLFEGRGPEEVAEAWASLLDQVPASVKVVCVGLPVQGPGTAHRKLQSSANQRIGDMCARRRHEMIDVVPGEGAFADVSFAADGVHLDDQGSRRLLSRIDAVLPKS, from the coding sequence ATGCCATGCTTCGGCGCGAATTGCCATTGTTGCTGCTGCAAGGCCGCGCTTGCTGTGAAAAAGTTACAAGCCTCTTCCTTTGTTTTAGGTGCGCTCTGTGCCGGAGGCACATTGGCGCTGGCCGTATGGGCTGCGGCAACATGGCCGGGTATTGCCGACGGCTTCTTCTGGCGTTACGAGCGATGGGAGGCTCGCCCCACGCTGGGACAAAGGCTCTTTGAGCGCCGTCTGCTCGCCCATCAACTGGGGCAGGACCGGTTGGTGCCTGAGGGCGCGGTTGTCTTCCTGGGTGACAGCCATCTTCAGGTCTTGCCCGTGGGCGCCCTGTCTCAGGCTTACAACTTTGCCATTGGCGGCCAGTCCGCTCAAAGGTTGAGCGAGCGGATTGGGCGCTACACCTCGGTGCGGCAAGCGCGTGCCGTCGTCATCGGTGCGGGTTCCAACGACCTGTTCGAAGGCCGCGGCCCCGAGGAAGTCGCTGAGGCTTGGGCGTCGTTGCTGGACCAGGTGCCTGCTTCGGTGAAGGTGGTCTGCGTCGGCCTGCCAGTGCAGGGGCCGGGGACGGCGCACCGCAAACTTCAGTCTTCCGCGAATCAACGCATCGGCGACATGTGTGCCCGGCGGCGCCACGAGATGATCGACGTGGTGCCGGGCGAAGGCGCATTTGCCGATGTCTCGTTTGCCGCCGATGGCGTTCATCTGGACGACCAGGGCTCGCGCCGCCTGTTGTCCCGCATTGACGCCGTGCTGCCGAAAAGCTGA
- a CDS encoding acyltransferase family protein → MTEHTHALDQRQPSLDWLRGVAAMMVVLFHYCHAGLRDGWFKGEQHPVVYAVTAYGYVGVHLFFMISGYVIMMTAQHANTRRFMASRVSRLAPALWVCVTLTALVELAVPTAPIKPESWAQYFANLTLVPRVFDEAYMDGAYWSLAVEINFYAMVALAIATGQLKRIETLLLLWLALSLVNYLRPMHTVQVFTSAQWAPLFTAGAIFYLVKQSGWTARRLLSISGSTLLACLYLWRENGVVPDLEHLLRLDAGPNHLVIEAILLSFFGFFFCMVHGKVRVKSSRWSLLAGRLTYPLYLVHQHAGYALFSLAAASGLTAAVGLSWVTVGLLALAVAAAWLVNVCVEEPWSAPLRRWLAGAGRTKQMQVHRKALKASK, encoded by the coding sequence ATGACCGAACATACGCACGCACTGGACCAGCGTCAGCCGTCCCTGGACTGGCTTCGCGGAGTTGCCGCCATGATGGTGGTGCTGTTTCACTATTGCCATGCCGGGTTGCGCGATGGCTGGTTCAAGGGCGAGCAACACCCCGTCGTCTACGCCGTCACGGCCTACGGTTATGTGGGTGTGCATCTTTTCTTCATGATCAGTGGGTACGTGATCATGATGACCGCGCAACATGCAAACACGCGGCGGTTCATGGCCTCGAGGGTGTCCCGCTTGGCCCCTGCACTCTGGGTTTGCGTGACCTTGACGGCGCTGGTGGAGTTGGCGGTGCCGACGGCACCCATCAAACCCGAATCATGGGCGCAATACTTCGCCAATCTCACGCTGGTGCCGCGCGTTTTCGATGAGGCGTACATGGACGGGGCCTATTGGTCTTTGGCCGTGGAGATCAACTTTTACGCCATGGTGGCCCTGGCGATTGCCACAGGGCAGCTCAAGCGCATCGAGACCTTGCTGCTGCTCTGGCTGGCGCTTTCGTTGGTCAACTACCTGCGGCCCATGCACACGGTTCAAGTCTTTACCAGCGCCCAATGGGCGCCGTTGTTCACGGCAGGTGCCATCTTCTATCTGGTCAAGCAATCTGGCTGGACTGCGCGCCGCCTGCTCTCGATATCCGGGTCGACCCTGTTAGCGTGTCTGTATCTCTGGCGGGAGAATGGTGTTGTTCCCGACCTTGAGCATCTGTTGCGCCTGGACGCAGGCCCCAACCATTTGGTTATCGAAGCCATCCTGCTGTCCTTCTTCGGCTTCTTTTTCTGCATGGTTCACGGCAAGGTGCGGGTCAAGAGTTCGAGGTGGAGTTTGCTCGCAGGGCGCCTGACCTACCCGTTGTATCTGGTGCATCAACACGCCGGCTATGCCTTGTTCAGTCTCGCGGCAGCCTCGGGACTCACCGCTGCAGTGGGTCTGTCCTGGGTAACCGTCGGATTGCTCGCGTTGGCAGTGGCGGCGGCATGGCTGGTTAACGTGTGTGTCGAGGAGCCTTGGTCAGCGCCTTTGCGCCGGTGGTTGGCAGGCGCGGGCCGGACAAAACAGATGCAAGTGCATCGCAAGGCGCTCAAGGCGTCGAAATAG
- a CDS encoding polysaccharide deacetylase family protein, with product MTDSEEAPRPGKWKYEAPLLLVVVDTEEEFNWGLPFDRQATATHSITAQDRVHGVYDKLGVVPTYVMDYPVAASRTAAHYLRTLVDAGKAEFGTHCHPWVTPPYSEQVSVFNSYHGNLPRELEAEKIRLTTEAVAQAFGRSPRVFKAGRYGLGPNTFGILRELGYSVDCSVVPHTSFAHEGGPNYQGMPDQPYFPDASHALLEVPLTVGYSGSLRRWGVTRPALMQNHFAQRLHLPGIMSRMGLLERVRLSPEGFDENTLKRLLRTMVQDGVQVFTMTYHSPTLQPGNTPYVRTPADLEAFLRTIENVLRYFQSELGGRFSTLERLERLIRVQDSRARAEPCPLETGSTLAPGHQG from the coding sequence ATGACCGATTCGGAGGAGGCACCGAGGCCTGGCAAGTGGAAGTATGAAGCGCCCTTGCTGCTTGTGGTCGTCGATACGGAGGAGGAGTTCAACTGGGGTCTGCCTTTTGACCGGCAGGCTACCGCGACGCACTCGATCACGGCGCAGGATCGGGTGCACGGCGTGTACGACAAGCTCGGTGTCGTGCCGACCTATGTCATGGACTACCCGGTGGCCGCTTCACGCACGGCGGCGCACTACCTGCGCACGCTGGTCGACGCGGGAAAGGCCGAGTTTGGTACGCATTGCCACCCCTGGGTGACGCCGCCGTACAGCGAGCAGGTGTCGGTTTTCAATTCCTATCATGGAAACCTGCCGCGTGAGTTGGAGGCCGAGAAAATCCGGCTGACCACCGAGGCGGTTGCTCAGGCGTTCGGACGCTCACCGCGCGTCTTCAAGGCGGGCAGGTATGGTCTTGGGCCGAATACCTTCGGCATCCTGCGCGAACTGGGTTACAGCGTCGATTGCAGTGTCGTGCCACATACCAGCTTTGCTCACGAAGGCGGCCCCAATTACCAAGGCATGCCGGATCAACCGTATTTCCCTGACGCTTCGCACGCGCTGCTCGAGGTGCCTCTTACCGTGGGGTACTCGGGCTCATTGCGCCGATGGGGCGTGACCAGGCCTGCGTTGATGCAGAACCACTTCGCGCAACGCCTGCATCTCCCAGGCATCATGAGCCGCATGGGTTTGCTGGAGCGGGTTCGGCTGAGTCCGGAGGGCTTTGATGAGAACACGCTCAAGCGGCTTCTGAGGACCATGGTGCAGGATGGTGTGCAGGTGTTCACCATGACCTACCATTCGCCCACGCTGCAGCCAGGCAACACGCCATACGTTCGAACGCCTGCCGATCTGGAGGCTTTCCTCCGCACCATTGAAAATGTGTTGCGCTATTTCCAATCGGAGCTGGGAGGGCGCTTTTCAACCCTGGAGAGGTTAGAAAGGCTGATTCGGGTTCAAGACAGCCGCGCGCGCGCCGAACCTTGCCCGCTTGAAACAGGATCAACCCTGGCGCCAGGACACCAGGGTTGA